A single genomic interval of Croceibacter atlanticus HTCC2559 harbors:
- a CDS encoding UDP-2,3-diacylglucosamine diphosphatase, with amino-acid sequence MRKRVVELAVISDVHLGTFGCHAKELLNYLNSISPKTLILNGDIIDIWQFRKRYFPKSHLAVIQKIIDLSTKGTKVIYITGNHDEMLRKFSDMTMGNFSVVDKLVMDLDGKKAWFFHGDVFDASIQNAKWLAKLGGWGYDLLILINRFINWFLIKLGREKFSLSKKIKNSVKKAVKYIQDFEVTASDLAIANNYKYVVCGHIHQPQMIRKTNKVGTTLYLNSGDWIENLSALEYNDKRWNLLLYNDLNLENINTKQLMISKKNSLEITQLLTAITIVKKVDY; translated from the coding sequence TTGAGAAAACGCGTTGTAGAACTTGCTGTTATTTCTGATGTACACCTAGGTACATTTGGTTGTCATGCTAAAGAGTTGCTAAACTATCTTAATAGTATTTCACCTAAAACACTTATCCTAAATGGTGATATTATAGACATTTGGCAGTTTAGAAAACGTTACTTCCCTAAATCTCATCTTGCTGTAATACAGAAAATTATAGACCTTTCTACAAAAGGCACCAAGGTAATTTACATTACTGGAAATCACGATGAAATGTTACGCAAGTTTAGTGATATGACTATGGGTAACTTTTCTGTAGTAGATAAATTAGTGATGGATTTAGACGGTAAAAAAGCTTGGTTTTTTCACGGAGATGTGTTTGACGCTTCTATACAAAATGCAAAATGGCTTGCTAAATTAGGCGGTTGGGGCTATGATTTGCTCATCCTAATAAATAGATTTATAAATTGGTTTTTAATTAAACTTGGAAGAGAGAAATTCTCCTTGTCAAAAAAAATTAAAAATAGCGTAAAGAAAGCTGTAAAGTACATTCAGGATTTTGAAGTAACTGCAAGCGATTTAGCGATAGCTAATAATTACAAATATGTTGTTTGTGGGCACATACACCAACCACAAATGATTAGAAAAACCAATAAAGTAGGAACCACACTTTACTTAAACTCTGGTGATTGGATAGAAAACTTATCTGCTTTAGAGTATAATGACAAACGTTGGAATTTACTCCTTTATAATGACTTGAATTTAGAAAACATAAACACCAAGCAACTTATGATTTCTAAAAAAAACTCACTCGAAATTACCCAATTACTTACTGCAATTACAATTGTAAAAAAAGTTGATTATTAA
- a CDS encoding FAD-binding and (Fe-S)-binding domain-containing protein: MKNQLQELNQHLEGQLYDSTLYKNLYATDASVYRELPLAVSFPKTIKDLQYLIRFATKHNTTLIPRTAGTSLAGQCVGSGIVVDVSRYFTKILHINTEHKTVTVQPGVIRDDLNKELASHNLFFGPNTSTSNRCMIGGMVGNNSSGTTSIQYGVTRDKVVAMQVILSDGSEVEFKELTVTEFKSKLQLDTLEGDIYRTIYESLKSEKQQELIFKNFPKPEIHRRNTGYALDALIDTEIFSNSTKKLNICKLLAGSEGTLAFTTEITLKLDDIPPQHSAIIAAHFQDISTCLKAVEPCMAHNLFTCEMIDRVILDCTKNSHKYAPLRFFIKDDPEAILLLELRSYTEDDLNLQIISLLNRLSKTGLSYAQPVLKGEDIEKAMQLRKAGLGLLGNLNGDKKAVACIEDTAVAIQDLSNYITKFTALMKRYDQQAVYYAHAGAGELHLRPILNLKKATDVNMFKAITTDVAELVKSYNGSMSGEHGDGRLRAEFIEYMVGSECYNLFRTIKETFDPKNIFNKGKIIDAPPMESALRYVPERKELQINTLLNFDDTGGILRLAEKCNGSGDCRTSVNSGGTMCPSYRATKDEKDSTRGRANTLREILTTSNKVNKFNHTELKEVFDLCISCKGCKSECPSNVDVASLKGEFEYQYQKSNGSTLRSKLFAHNTVINSYTSKFPGLSNYLFKSKWSSGLLKSLIGISDKRSFPIIANKTFRKQITTTKESTQKKSVYLFVDEFTNYLDVELGLATYKLLNKLGYNVVIVDHVESGRTYISKGFLKQAKVLANKNISIFSDLISEETPLIGIEPSAILSFRDEYLRLADNLQQAKNLSKHCYTIEEFLANEIDNGEITSDLFTSEEVQVKLHVHCHQKALSNQKHSFDMINLPVNYNVKIIPSGCCGMAGSFGYEKEHYDISMAIGEQTLFPAIRKANKEIVIAATGTSCRHQIKDGTARDAFHPVQLLLKALN, from the coding sequence TTGAAGAATCAGCTACAAGAACTTAATCAACATCTAGAAGGGCAACTTTATGATAGTACACTTTATAAAAATTTATATGCAACAGATGCATCAGTATATAGAGAGTTACCACTAGCTGTTTCTTTTCCGAAAACTATTAAAGACTTACAGTATTTAATACGATTTGCAACTAAACATAATACGACACTTATACCTAGAACAGCTGGAACATCTTTAGCAGGACAATGCGTAGGTAGTGGTATTGTTGTAGATGTTAGTAGGTATTTTACTAAAATATTACATATTAATACTGAACATAAAACAGTTACTGTTCAACCAGGAGTTATAAGAGATGATCTTAATAAAGAATTAGCATCACATAACTTGTTTTTTGGACCAAACACATCAACTTCTAACAGATGTATGATAGGAGGAATGGTAGGAAATAACTCCTCTGGAACAACGTCTATTCAATATGGAGTAACTCGAGACAAAGTGGTTGCTATGCAAGTAATCTTGTCTGATGGTAGTGAGGTAGAATTTAAAGAGTTGACTGTAACCGAGTTTAAGTCAAAACTTCAATTAGACACTTTAGAAGGAGATATTTATAGAACAATTTACGAGTCTCTAAAATCTGAAAAGCAGCAAGAATTAATTTTTAAAAACTTTCCTAAACCAGAAATTCACCGTCGTAATACTGGTTATGCTTTAGATGCTTTAATAGATACAGAGATATTTTCTAATTCTACTAAAAAGTTAAACATATGTAAGCTGCTTGCAGGAAGTGAAGGCACTCTAGCCTTTACAACAGAGATCACGTTGAAGTTAGATGATATTCCGCCACAACACTCAGCAATAATTGCGGCTCATTTTCAAGACATATCAACGTGTCTTAAAGCTGTTGAACCATGTATGGCTCACAATTTATTTACGTGTGAGATGATAGATCGTGTTATTTTAGACTGTACCAAGAATAGCCACAAATATGCACCGTTGCGTTTCTTTATAAAAGATGATCCAGAAGCCATCTTGCTTTTAGAATTAAGAAGTTATACCGAAGATGATCTTAATTTACAGATTATAAGCCTTTTAAATAGGTTGTCTAAAACAGGACTTTCTTACGCACAACCAGTTTTAAAAGGAGAAGATATAGAGAAAGCCATGCAATTACGAAAAGCTGGATTAGGGCTTTTAGGTAATCTTAATGGTGATAAAAAAGCAGTTGCTTGTATAGAAGACACGGCTGTTGCTATTCAAGATTTATCAAATTACATTACCAAATTTACCGCTTTAATGAAGCGTTACGACCAACAAGCTGTGTATTATGCACACGCTGGCGCAGGTGAGTTGCACTTAAGACCCATTTTAAATCTAAAGAAAGCAACAGATGTGAATATGTTTAAAGCGATAACTACTGATGTGGCTGAATTGGTGAAATCCTACAATGGCTCAATGAGTGGTGAACATGGTGATGGCAGATTACGAGCAGAGTTTATAGAATATATGGTAGGATCTGAATGTTATAATCTCTTTAGAACAATAAAGGAGACATTTGATCCAAAAAATATTTTTAATAAGGGAAAAATTATTGATGCGCCACCTATGGAAAGTGCTCTTCGATATGTGCCAGAAAGAAAAGAACTACAAATTAATACCTTATTAAATTTTGATGATACTGGCGGTATTTTAAGGCTTGCAGAAAAATGCAACGGTAGTGGCGATTGCAGAACTTCTGTAAATTCTGGAGGTACAATGTGCCCTAGCTACAGAGCAACCAAAGATGAAAAAGATTCAACGAGAGGAAGAGCAAATACCTTAAGAGAGATATTAACGACAAGTAATAAAGTAAATAAATTTAACCATACAGAACTTAAAGAGGTGTTTGACCTTTGTATATCATGTAAAGGTTGCAAAAGTGAATGCCCTAGCAATGTGGATGTTGCGTCTTTAAAAGGAGAATTTGAATATCAATATCAAAAATCTAATGGTTCAACATTGAGAAGTAAATTATTTGCTCATAATACGGTTATAAACTCGTATACATCAAAGTTTCCAGGATTATCAAATTATTTATTTAAATCGAAATGGAGTAGTGGGTTATTAAAATCACTCATAGGAATTTCAGATAAAAGGAGTTTTCCAATAATCGCTAATAAAACGTTTAGGAAACAGATTACCACAACCAAAGAAAGCACTCAAAAAAAATCTGTCTATCTTTTTGTAGATGAGTTTACAAATTATCTAGATGTCGAGTTAGGACTTGCCACATATAAATTGCTCAATAAATTAGGGTATAATGTTGTTATTGTAGATCATGTTGAAAGTGGTAGAACATACATTTCAAAAGGCTTCTTAAAGCAGGCAAAGGTTTTAGCCAACAAAAATATTTCGATATTTTCTGATTTAATTTCAGAAGAGACACCACTTATCGGGATTGAACCTTCTGCTATTTTATCATTTAGAGATGAGTATCTGAGATTAGCAGATAATCTTCAACAGGCAAAAAATCTTTCTAAACATTGTTATACTATTGAGGAGTTTTTAGCAAATGAAATAGATAATGGAGAAATTACAAGTGATTTATTTACTTCAGAAGAGGTTCAGGTGAAATTACATGTGCACTGCCATCAAAAAGCACTATCAAACCAAAAGCATAGCTTTGATATGATTAATTTACCAGTAAACTACAACGTTAAAATAATACCGAGTGGTTGTTGTGGTATGGCCGGATCATTTGGATATGAAAAGGAGCATTATGATATAAGTATGGCAATTGGTGAGCAAACCTTATTTCCTGCAATTCGAAAAGCTAATAAAGAAATTGTTATAGCAGCTACAGGAACAAGTTGTAGGCATCAAATTAAAGATGGTACTGCAAGAGATGCTTTTCATCCCGTACAATTACTACTTAAAGCTTTAAATTAA
- a CDS encoding dicarboxylate/amino acid:cation symporter, whose product MKKLALHWKIIIGLVLGIIWALLSSQLGWSEFTVNWIAPFGTIFINLLKLIAVPLVLFSIISGVANIGDPASLGRMGGKTLGAYLLTTILAVGLGLTLVNIIKPGALVDEQSRIDNRISYEIWADAEGYEIKDGINYLKDPAFLERAQKISDLSKSELQDATVSEKMETADKTKDAGPLQPLVDLVPQNFFKALTDNGLMLQIIFFALFFGVCLLFIPNEKSAPVTKLVDSIMEVFLKMVDLVMQAAPFFVFALLAGVVSKMAGDDIGKVWEIFKGLSWYSLTVFAGLMLMIFVIYPLILKLFVKQIPYKGFFKSMSPAQTLAFSTSSSAATLPVTMECVEENLGVDKKVTSFVLPIGATVNMDGTCLYQAVAVVFLAQLHMIDLTLGQQLTIVLTATLASIGSAAVPSAGLVMLIIVLGSVGLNPAWIAIIFPVDRILDMFRTVVNVTGDATVSSIIAKGEGMLHYKEPKSASETFDMDS is encoded by the coding sequence ATGAAGAAATTAGCATTACACTGGAAGATTATTATTGGTTTAGTTTTAGGTATTATCTGGGCTTTACTTTCTAGCCAACTTGGTTGGAGTGAGTTTACGGTAAACTGGATAGCGCCATTCGGAACCATATTTATAAATCTTCTAAAGTTAATTGCTGTTCCTTTAGTGTTATTTTCCATAATTAGTGGTGTAGCCAATATAGGAGATCCTGCAAGTTTAGGAAGAATGGGAGGAAAAACACTTGGTGCCTATCTTTTAACTACAATATTAGCAGTAGGTCTTGGTTTAACTTTGGTAAACATTATTAAGCCAGGTGCTTTAGTAGATGAGCAAAGCCGTATAGACAACCGTATTAGTTATGAAATTTGGGCAGATGCTGAAGGTTATGAAATAAAAGATGGCATTAATTATCTTAAAGATCCTGCCTTTTTAGAGCGCGCACAAAAGATTTCAGATTTAAGTAAGAGTGAACTGCAGGATGCTACAGTGTCAGAAAAAATGGAAACTGCAGATAAAACAAAAGATGCAGGACCACTACAACCATTGGTTGATTTAGTTCCGCAGAATTTCTTTAAAGCACTTACAGATAATGGTTTAATGCTTCAAATAATTTTCTTTGCACTGTTTTTTGGGGTCTGTTTATTATTTATTCCTAATGAAAAATCTGCTCCAGTTACTAAATTAGTTGATAGTATTATGGAAGTATTCCTAAAAATGGTAGACCTTGTAATGCAAGCAGCTCCATTCTTTGTATTTGCTTTGTTAGCTGGTGTGGTGAGTAAGATGGCTGGAGATGATATTGGTAAAGTATGGGAAATATTTAAAGGCTTAAGCTGGTATTCTCTAACTGTTTTCGCAGGCTTAATGCTTATGATTTTTGTGATTTATCCATTAATCTTAAAACTGTTTGTAAAACAAATTCCTTACAAAGGCTTTTTTAAGTCTATGAGTCCAGCACAAACCTTAGCATTTTCTACATCAAGTAGTGCTGCAACATTACCTGTTACAATGGAATGTGTTGAAGAAAATTTAGGTGTAGATAAGAAGGTAACAAGCTTTGTCTTACCTATAGGTGCTACAGTTAATATGGATGGTACGTGCTTGTACCAAGCAGTAGCCGTAGTATTCTTAGCACAATTGCATATGATTGATCTTACTTTAGGACAACAATTAACTATTGTACTTACAGCAACTTTAGCATCAATAGGATCTGCTGCTGTACCTAGTGCAGGTTTAGTGATGTTAATTATAGTGTTAGGTTCTGTTGGGTTAAATCCTGCTTGGATAGCTATTATTTTCCCAGTAGATCGTATTCTGGATATGTTTAGAACAGTTGTAAATGTAACTGGAGACGCAACAGTATCTTCTATAATTGCTAAAGGCGAAGGAATGTTACATTATAAAGAACCTAAAAGTGCTTCAGAAACATTTGATATGGATTCTTAA
- the aroC gene encoding chorismate synthase has protein sequence MAGNSFGTLFKLTTFGESHGKAIGGIIDGCPAGLTIDFDAIETEMNRRKPGQSKIVTQRKEPDTVQFLSGIFEGKTTGTPIGFMIENSNQKSKDYSHIKDSYRPSHADLTYDQKYGHRDYRGGGRSSARETASRVAAGAIAKQLLKPISITAYTSSVGTLKLDKPYTDVDFSEIENNPVRVADSKMAVEMENYIKHIRKQGDTVGGTVTCVIKNVPMGLGEPVFDKLHAELGKAMLSINAVKGFEYGSGFKGTTMTGSQHNDEINPDHTTKTNFSGGIQGGISNGMDIYFNVAFKPVATIMQSQPTINKEGDNVTMEGKGRHDPCVVPRAVPIVEAMAALVLADFWMRDKVSTL, from the coding sequence ATGGCGGGCAATAGCTTCGGAACACTATTTAAACTCACAACATTCGGAGAATCTCATGGCAAAGCCATAGGCGGAATTATAGACGGTTGCCCAGCAGGATTAACTATAGATTTTGATGCCATTGAAACAGAAATGAATAGGCGTAAACCTGGTCAATCTAAGATAGTTACACAACGTAAAGAACCAGATACCGTACAGTTTTTAAGCGGTATTTTTGAAGGAAAAACTACAGGAACTCCTATAGGTTTTATGATTGAAAATTCAAATCAGAAATCTAAAGATTATTCTCATATAAAAGATTCTTACAGACCATCTCACGCAGACCTTACTTATGACCAAAAATATGGTCATAGAGATTATCGTGGTGGTGGTAGGAGTTCTGCACGTGAAACAGCATCAAGAGTTGCAGCAGGTGCAATTGCAAAACAATTACTTAAACCAATATCTATTACAGCGTATACCTCTTCTGTAGGAACATTAAAACTTGATAAACCATATACAGACGTAGATTTTAGTGAAATAGAAAACAATCCTGTAAGGGTTGCAGATTCTAAAATGGCTGTTGAAATGGAAAACTATATTAAACATATACGAAAACAAGGTGATACCGTTGGTGGTACAGTTACATGTGTAATTAAGAATGTGCCAATGGGATTAGGAGAACCTGTTTTTGATAAATTACATGCAGAACTTGGTAAAGCAATGCTTTCTATTAATGCCGTAAAAGGTTTTGAGTATGGCAGTGGTTTTAAAGGCACTACAATGACAGGTAGCCAACATAACGACGAAATTAATCCAGATCACACTACTAAAACTAACTTTAGCGGTGGCATACAAGGAGGTATAAGCAATGGAATGGATATATATTTTAATGTTGCGTTTAAACCAGTTGCCACAATAATGCAATCACAACCTACTATAAATAAAGAAGGCGATAACGTAACTATGGAAGGTAAAGGCCGCCACGATCCTTGTGTAGTACCTAGAGCAGTTCCTATTGTTGAAGCTATGGCAGCTTTAGTTTTAGCAGATTTTTGGATGAGAGATAAAGTCTCTACATTGTAA
- the gshB gene encoding glutathione synthase codes for MNVCFIMYPWDTIKAPEDDSTLAMLQEFAKRGHGVVMTTPANLTIRESVAYGFCNVLKRMDKVPSNLKSFHSKATFKKEMLPLAGFDVIILRSNPPLDNLMLNFLDSVKDDVFIMNDIDGIRRANNKLYTAVFEDEDNKIIPNTHVTKNKEYLKTIIKEHPQDKMILKPLNGFGGSGVILIEKSAMKSISSLLDFYIDNKDGTTNYVILQDYIEGADQGDVRILLLNGQPIGAMKRVPGSEDHRSNVSAGGSVQKHQLSKQEKELCRRIGPTLVRDGLYFVGIDVINGMLVEVNVMSPGGITYMNKVYKSKVQEKVIDFVEDKVEQRVTAFERRKKLRQTVNEA; via the coding sequence ATGAACGTATGTTTCATTATGTATCCTTGGGACACCATTAAAGCTCCAGAGGATGATAGTACACTAGCAATGTTACAAGAATTTGCAAAACGAGGTCACGGCGTTGTGATGACAACACCAGCAAACCTTACCATTAGAGAAAGTGTAGCCTATGGTTTTTGCAATGTCTTAAAACGTATGGATAAGGTGCCTAGCAACTTAAAATCATTTCACTCAAAAGCCACATTTAAAAAGGAAATGCTACCGCTTGCAGGGTTTGATGTTATTATACTTAGGAGTAATCCGCCGTTAGATAATCTAATGCTTAATTTCTTAGACTCTGTAAAAGATGATGTCTTTATAATGAATGATATAGATGGCATACGTCGTGCAAACAATAAGCTTTATACAGCTGTTTTTGAAGATGAAGACAATAAGATAATTCCGAATACGCACGTTACTAAAAATAAAGAGTATTTAAAGACTATAATTAAAGAACACCCACAAGATAAGATGATTCTTAAGCCATTAAATGGTTTTGGTGGCAGTGGCGTTATCCTTATTGAAAAGAGTGCAATGAAGAGTATAAGCTCGTTGTTAGATTTTTATATAGACAATAAAGATGGCACAACAAACTATGTAATTCTTCAAGATTATATTGAAGGAGCAGATCAAGGCGATGTACGTATACTATTACTAAACGGTCAACCAATTGGTGCTATGAAACGTGTTCCAGGATCTGAGGATCATAGGAGTAATGTAAGTGCTGGTGGTTCTGTACAAAAGCATCAACTAAGTAAGCAGGAAAAAGAGTTGTGTCGAAGAATTGGGCCAACGCTTGTGAGAGATGGTTTATACTTTGTAGGGATTGATGTTATTAATGGCATGCTTGTCGAAGTAAATGTAATGTCTCCTGGCGGCATTACCTATATGAATAAGGTATACAAATCTAAAGTACAGGAAAAGGTTATAGATTTTGTTGAAGACAAAGTAGAACAACGTGTAACGGCATTTGAACGTCGTAAGAAATTACGCCAAACTGTAAACGAAGCATAA
- the bshA gene encoding N-acetyl-alpha-D-glucosaminyl L-malate synthase BshA produces MKIAIVCYPTFGGSGVVATELGIALSKRGHEIHFITYKQPVRLELLSSNVHFHEVNVPEYPLFHYQPYELALSSKLVNVIRNHRIDLLHVHYAIPHAYAGYMAKKMLQSEGITIPMVTTLHGTDITLVGNHPFYKPAVTFSINNSDVITCVSESLKQDTLRHFEVTKDIDVVHNFIDTNVSEKVFTDCQRDLMAEADEKIITHISNLRPVKRLNDVVSVFYKIQQSIKAKLIIVGEGPEREAAEQLIKEYDIANNVIFVGQSNEIDKILCFSDLFLLPSEAESFGLAALEAMVDGVPVISSNAGGLPEVNIHGESGFLSDVGDIDDMAANALKIFKDEKTLKEFKERAKKVAKSFDINTIVPKYESLYQKAIDNIFA; encoded by the coding sequence ATGAAAATTGCAATTGTTTGTTATCCTACGTTTGGCGGTAGCGGCGTAGTAGCTACAGAGTTAGGGATAGCATTATCTAAACGCGGTCATGAAATACATTTTATTACTTATAAACAACCGGTAAGGTTGGAGTTACTTTCCTCTAATGTTCATTTTCATGAGGTAAATGTTCCAGAGTATCCGTTGTTCCACTATCAACCTTATGAACTAGCACTTTCAAGTAAACTTGTAAATGTTATAAGAAATCATCGTATAGATTTGCTACACGTACATTATGCAATACCACACGCTTATGCAGGTTATATGGCTAAAAAGATGTTGCAGTCTGAAGGCATTACAATACCAATGGTAACTACTTTGCATGGTACAGATATAACGTTGGTAGGAAATCATCCTTTTTATAAACCAGCTGTTACATTTAGTATTAATAATAGTGATGTTATTACTTGTGTTTCAGAAAGTTTAAAACAAGACACGTTAAGACATTTTGAGGTGACTAAGGATATAGATGTAGTTCATAATTTTATAGACACAAATGTGTCTGAAAAAGTATTTACAGATTGCCAAAGAGATTTAATGGCAGAAGCAGATGAGAAAATAATTACGCACATCTCTAACTTAAGGCCTGTAAAACGATTAAATGATGTGGTTTCTGTTTTTTACAAAATTCAACAATCGATTAAAGCCAAGTTAATTATAGTAGGTGAAGGTCCTGAACGTGAAGCTGCAGAACAACTCATTAAAGAATATGATATTGCTAACAACGTAATATTTGTAGGACAAAGTAACGAGATAGATAAAATACTTTGTTTTTCAGATTTATTCCTTTTACCATCTGAGGCAGAAAGCTTTGGTTTAGCAGCTTTAGAAGCTATGGTCGATGGTGTTCCGGTAATTTCTTCTAACGCTGGAGGTTTACCAGAAGTAAACATTCATGGCGAATCTGGATTTTTAAGTGATGTAGGTGATATAGATGATATGGCTGCTAATGCACTTAAGATTTTTAAAGATGAAAAAACCTTAAAAGAGTTTAAGGAACGTGCTAAAAAAGTAGCTAAGTCTTTTGATATTAATACAATAGTCCCAAAATACGAAAGCTTATACCAAAAGGCTATTGATAACATTTTTGCATAA